Sequence from the Rutidosis leptorrhynchoides isolate AG116_Rl617_1_P2 chromosome 3, CSIRO_AGI_Rlap_v1, whole genome shotgun sequence genome:
gcggcgcatctgtagcTGTATGAAGTTGGTCACTCACCAACTTTTCCACTCCGGGTTTTCTTGCTTTTCTTATGCTTTTCTTGTTTGATGGGCATCTTGTCATCATGTTTTATGGCTTTAATAAGTATGTTTGGTGTATGCTTAATCATTTTGTTTTCCTTTAATCTTGTATTTAAGCAAGCTTGTAATTCATTTGGAAATCATTCCAAAACACTTCAAGTTTTCAATCTATTGTCTATATTGTTTCTTATCTTTCTATTTACAGCAAATAAGCTAGTTGTTTTATACCAATGGAGTAATTTTCTCCATTTTTTTTAAGACGAAAAACTTAATATAAAAAAGATAAGTATTACTAATCCGTAAGATGAGTAGCCTCATTAAGACTAATAATATCGCGGCGTTAAATTGGGTGCGTCAAATGAGCTGGAATTTTTGACGGCCGCTAATGCAGCGTCACTTTTTGACGGTAGTAGGCGTATGTTGAGATTTTGACGAAAGTGAATGTCCATTTGACATTATTTTTAGCCAATCACAGCCTTTcactatttatatttattatttaatttaatttttttctcACCCAAtttcaatcagattttaccaccTCACCCtccaaatatttgacacaaaaacttgACATTTTGGGTTAACGGGGGTCAGATACAGTCACGGTCAAAAACCCATTTTTTCACTAAAAAATGCACAATCTGACTCTGACATCACAGTCAGGGTTAGGAATAGTCTAAGAACGAACATTAAAAGATTTTCTATCTTGTAGGAGCTATTTCACATAAGAAAATAAAAGGGCATCCGCCCCATCTGGATTTAACGAAAAAGATTTCTTTACACAAAAACATTTTCTTTTTTAAAAAGTAAGGtcttttttagtgtttacccctgtTGAcgatttaaaaattataaaatgttTACATCCGCCCCCATATGTATCCGAATTCAAGTTCCAGCACTCCACATCATAGTAACTCAATAAAAGCTTTTTTGACGACTACTTCACGTGCGTATACATATAAACCCAACATGAAAATTTACCTTTTAAAACAGTTGTACCACCAGAGCACCATTTGAGAAGCAATCAAAACTTTAACATAAACGCCTTGCTATAGAATCATACTTACCAAGATGACTTCATGGTAGACTTCGTAAAAGCAAAATTTGTAAAATTAATGCGCAAGGTACAACACATAACTGCATGACTAAATTCATGCGAGCCTTCATGATCACACACATATATACTTAGAcgtcatttattataatgtatataATATAGGTATATCGTATTatcgtatatatatctatatatattaagtatGGTAAATTAAAAGAGAGTATTATTTTAATTGGAGTTAGGTAGTTAATTAATTGGACTCTTGAATTTAAGTCCATTAAGTAATTACtagacttaaaaaaaaaaaaaaaaaaaaaaagaaattaagtAATTACTCAAGCTCAATAATTAAGCCTTAAATATTTTAGGgcttaaagttaattatttaagtaAGATTAGATCTACTTAGAAATCAACACACGCAAAATTAAACCTCTCTTTTTCCTTTCGAGAGACTGCCGTCAAAAACAAAAGAGGCAAAAGAATTTCCTTTGGTTCCTTTTGATACAATTCAATAATATATCCAATAGCCACCAAACCAATTTTAGCTTCATGTCCATGTGGTGTGTAACATTTGACTTAGCTACATTAATAAAGAAAAGGAATTTTATTGAGTCACTCATTTTGAAGAAGTCATCGTAGGCCAGCAAAGGAAAAGACGGAACAATTGTGAAAAGTATTAATAAAGACTACTTGTGGTTTTGAAAAGTTTAATAAAGTTCGGTTTTGAAAAGTATTAATAAAGAGTATATTAATTCTTTTGTTGAATACTTAGCCTTGAGCCGGAATTAGTATATTCGATTGACTTtgcttgaagtgtagtgtggatcaACTTTAGAGACGGTAGTATTTTCAATCGTAGTTTCTCTTCATCAACCGTGGTCCGTAGATTTCTCTCCATCAATTCGGTTTTCAAAGAAATGTACAATATATATTCTTTCTTGATATTATTTATCATTAACCATATAATGCATTAGGATCCGGACTTTGATTATTGTTTAATTTAAATGATTACACTATGTTTAACTTATTATATTATGTTAGAGAATAGTTTAGTAATAGGTTCAGCCCATTTATGGGTCTAGGAGGGTTACCGTAATgagtgatgatatgtacacaaccatttTTTACACATACACAATCAAATATGTCTGGAGAGTGGGACGGATCTACCTGGCCAAGGTGCTAATGTCAAGTGGTTATCCGAAGTGTTGAAATATGCTCTACCTACGGTCCTAACTAGTCTTTCTTTTCGGTAAGTAAGAATACATTGACCGATGGAGGAGAACCCCCGAAGTAAACATAAATGAAGGGGCATACCCCACCCCAGTCAACCAAACAAAGAACTCAAGACACTCCCTGAACTCTAAAATAAAGAAACTAACCTATGGAAAAAATTATTGAAGCCGTCAAAAACAAAAGAGGCAAAAGAATTTCCTTTGGTTCCTTTTGATACAATTCAATAATATATACAATAGCCACCAAACCAATTTTAGTTTCATGTCCATGTGGTGTGTAACATTTGATTTAGCTACATTAATAAAGAAAAGGAATTTTATTGAGTCACTCATTTTGAAGAAGTCATCGTAGGCCAGCAAAGGAAAAGACGAACCAATTCTGAAAAGTATTAATAAAGACTACTTGTGGTTTTGAAAAGTTTAATGAAGTTCGGTTTTGAAAAGTATTAATACAGAGTATATTAATTCTTTTCTTGAATACTTAGCCTTGAGCCGGAATTAGTATATTCAGTTGACGTTGCTTGAAGTGTAGTGTGAATCAACTTTAGAGACGATAGTATTTTCAATCGTAGTTTCTCTTCATCAACCGTGGTCCGTAGATTTCTCTCCATCAATTCGGTTTTCAAAGAAATGTACAATATATATTCTCTCTTGATATTATTTATCATTAACCGTATAATGCATTAGGATTCGGACTTTGATTATTGTTTAATTTAAATGATTACACTATGTTTAACTTATTATATTATGTTAGAGAATAGTTTAGTAATAGGTTTGGTCCATTTGTGGGTCTAGGATTTTGTTAGAGCACTGGGTGTGATGACGCGTCAGTTTAGTGTTAgttcagtgtcttgctgatgactggaCGCTGACTGGACTGACACTGAAAACTGACACTGGTGAAAAAACAGGGGAATTGGGAAGAATGTCAGTTCAGTGTCAGTTCAGTGTTTTGGAAAGAGAaaatattgtattttattattttttaaaattattttaattatctgataaaatataaatgataaataaaataaaacttgcACAAATATTAAAAGGCCTAGTTTATTGAAATTAAGAACCCTAGTACAATAAATACGATCGTTCAGAGACAAATACAATTACTGAAACATAAATAACAATAATTCAAACACAAATACGATTCTTCATTCTTCATCATCGAAGTCGGAGTATGAGTCTTCCAAAGCCATTTCTCGACGAATCCTCTGCTTCTTTTTCTGGATTGCCCTCCTATCATCCATAGCCGATGTCTCTATACCTATATCGTCCCGTTAAACTCTCTATCCACCTTCTCCTCTTTCTCTTTCGTTATTCAGCTCCTTTAATCTATTTTATCCATCAatcaatcaaaaaaaaaaaaaaaaaaaattggccgCTGCTAAACCATCGGTTGTCATGTTTTTCTCCGCAACACACCACGTAACCTAATCTGCTTGTATAATTTTCATTATTTTACGTTTTCTTTTTATCTAGTTCTTCAAAAACAAAATTATCCCCCACTAAGACAAATGGCCAATCAAATAGTATCAATCTACGATCTGCATAAGACCGTTTGTATCGGTAGAGAGTCACGCCGTCACTTGGTGACGTGTACCGAAAGTGACGCCGAAAAATGAGGTAACAAGGCGGCACTTGGTGCCGTGACTTCGGCGTTTGGGGAGAAGAAACGGGGAAGGTAACGGGTGTTAGTGACACGTGGCGGGCTCTAGTTCGTCAGTCTAAAATAGCCgttgttaataaaaaaaaaattcagtaattttttttcctatatatacatgtacatttaTTTGATTTTTTAACACCCAAACTTTATCAATCCTACTTCCATTCTTTTATTTTAACCAAATAACATACAaacatcaattttattttatttttcaaaatgAAAGATACTTACAAGATGCTCAAGTTTCTTGATGATGATTCCGATGATGAAAAAATTGTTAGTTTTATTAATAGTTTAACGGAAGAAGAAGTGGATGGAGAAGCAAGCAGTTCGTGATTCCCTTGAAGCCGAGTTTATATTGCTAGGGATCGTGAAGATGCCGCTATAAGATTATATAATGATTATTTTTCGGAGACACCAATGTATGCCGAAAATAAATTTAAGAGATGTTATCGAATGCGTCGTCAATTATTTCTCCGAATTGTGGAAGGTATATCTAATTTTAATAGTACTAATATTCCTGAATATTTTTTGTTTTTTCGGGAACGTCCCAATGCAACAGGTCGTCAAAGTTTGACGATTCTTCAAAAGTGTACAGCGGCCATACGTCAAATGGCGTATGGAACTACACCCGATTTGTTTGACGAATATATAAAAATAGGTGAGAAAACGGCCGCTTTATGTTTAGATTATTTCTGCAAatgcgtatttcatttgtttaCTAGAGAATATTTGCGAAAACCCACTGCCCAAGATATCGCTAGACTTTATAATTTTCACGAACAAAAACATGGTTTACCGGGTATGCTTGGTAGtatagattgtatgcattgggaggGGAAGAATTGTCCTGTTGGTTGGCAAGGGCAATACACCAGAGGTGATCAAAAAGGGCCTTCTGTAATGCTTGAAGCAGTCGCCTCACAAGATTTGTGGATATGGCATGCATTCTTTGGTATGGCAGGTTCGAACAATGATATTAACGTTCTAAATGCATCACCAATTTTCAACTCTATAAAAGATGGAACGGCTCCACCTTCACCATTTGATGTCAACGGGCGTCACTACGAAAGAGGGTATTACCTAGGCGATGGTATATACCCAGATTGAGCCATGTTGGTAAAAGCGCCTCATAATCCAATTGACGAACCACGTAAAAAATTTAAACGTTTTCAAGAAAGTGCAAGGAAAGATATTGAGCGTGCATTTGGAGTATTACAGGGTAGATTTGCAATGTTAAAGACTCCGGCGAGATCTAAAGacttcaacaaaattagaagacatatGTATGCTTGTATTGTATTACATAACATGATTCAGGAAAATAACGATTTTGCTATTGGAAGGAGAGAAGAAAGAATGATACAAAGGAACCCCCCACGAAGGTTGGAACGGGATTTGAGGGATCGAGATGCAAGGGTTAAGGAAATAAGAGACAAGCAAGTTCACCAACAATTAGAGGCAGATTTAACCTAGCACGTTTGGAACTTATCACCTTATTTTCGGTCTGCTAATAACAATGAATAATTTGTTATGTATTTTATAGTTTGGttaatgaatttttaaaattatgtAATTTCAATTAATGTAATTCACGtttagttgtaactagaaagttatcgaccgcgcgttgcggcggtggCGTTCGGGTCATATTGTGGGTGCTctgtttgtgtttgtgtttattCGTTTTGTTGATATATTTATTTCGAGCTTAACGGTCCtagaggaagatacgggctgtctttgtgtttagcgtttttttaaaagtgtccgtttcgaacgtagtttttatggttttgttcataaaattatttcgagtaagacGCTACTGTCGAAAaattttaactcgcggcgagcgggaagatatggATTGTCGTTGtggttagcgttttttaaaaagtgtccgtttcgaatgtagttagtttcgttttgttcacaaaaatatttcgagtttaacggtgctggcggaaaaatttaattcgcggcgagcaggaagatacgggctgtagttgtctttagcgttttttaaaaggtgtccgtttcgaacgtaccttttatcgttttgttcataaaattatttcgagtacgaCGCTgctttcggaaaaatttaactcgcggcgagcgggaagatacgggctgttgtgtttttagcgttttttaaaaagtgtccgttttgagcgtagttagtttcgttttgttcacagaaatatttcgagtttaacggtgcggtcggtgaaatttaactcggagcgaggaggaagatacggactGTCGAAATgtttgggtggagtttttattttaacTAAGGAAAGTGGCATTTTACCCCCCTGCATTTGAGGGTATTTTTTTTAAGTTAGGTATAGTGTAGGGGAGTTTGTTGGATATTTTGGGTGGGAGTTTGGTCCCATGTTGTTTTGGGTATTTTTTGGGCGGGGGTGGGGTGAAGCGACCAAATCCCATGTGGTGGTTAGTATATATGGAAATGATGGATTGGTAGTCATAAAATATAGCCGTTTATTATAATAATTCCTAAAACGATTACACAATTACATTATTTCTTATAAATAGAAAATAAACTTAGTTCCTAAAAACGATTACATTATTCCTAACGGCTATTTTCAACAAACACAATCATCAATCTTCGAATTCACGTGGATCGTGTTGCTGAAACCCTGGAGATTCAGGAGCAGCTTCATCTTCACTTGCAGATATAGCGTAGCTTTCATCAATCCATTCGGTGTAAAGGTTAATTGGTTGGTTACGTAACAAGGCTTGCCCAATCGCACCAAATCAATCGTGATCTTCTTCTAGTAGCAAGGCACGAGCGTTGGGTTTTTTGAAAAACCAGATTTGTCTAGTGGGGTAGAATATGTCTCGCTGTAGCAACTCAAGCAAACACATATAACTTGGACACTTATGAACATCTATGTAATAATCTCGTGTTTCATACTCGTTATAATTCCTCATTTCGCTATCAAATTCACCTCCGTAGTGAACTTTAACAACAACATTCAAGGGGCTCATTTCGATGTGTGTGTTTACGATTTGAGAGTTTTAAGAAGAGAGGAAGTGTGTGATTATGAGTTGAGAAGAGGGGTTGTATATATAGGGGTAAAAGTagccgttttaaaaaaaaaaaataacggtTATAAATATAGCCGTTATATTttaaaaacatttttaaaaaataaatataatcatataataatataaataatatcaataaaaataaataaaatagaaaaaggaaaaataaaatgcCACCTCAGCATTCCACTAAAGTAACACCAGAAAAGTAACACCACCATTACTCACTCAGAAAAGTAACACGTCCTAATTAgcaaaaaagtgcaaaaaggcaaGTGACACCAAAAGTGACACCACTCACCATTACGGATGGTCTAATCTTTTATTTTCTATTATcctttctcttattattattattattattattattattattattattattattattattattattatctctctcTTCTTATTAAATCAAGagcaaaattatgaaataatttttCATTTTTGAGTCATTAAATCAGATCTTAGCCATTAGATCAAGATAAAACTCCCTCATCCATCCATCCATTCACATAAcgaatttttattactaataaatTTTAGACATCTTACTTGAAAGACATATATACCCAAAAAAAATTTAAGTATTACACACTGCATTAATTTTAATTGGCTACATCAAATTAGGGATTTACGTTATTATTTAGAATTAATACGGAATCAATCAAATCAATTTACATTCTTTCACCGCCATCCCAAATCAATTTACATTCTTTCCAAGTTTTCTCCACCGGTGTTCCAAACCATTCTACAAGCCCTAAACAATCCGACATTGATGGAGGGCGACGCTATGCGTCGTAGTTTATGAACAAATTCTTCTGCCTGAAATGATCGATGATTATGAAGTTTTGGGATTTCAGTTCTTTTTTGGCTCGGTAATCGACACCGCTGCTAAGGTGTGCTTGATGAACGATTTTGGCCTTTTGAAGCAATCGATGACGCTGAAAGAttagtttttcttttttttttcatatgTCTCGATTAAACAGTTTGAATTATATTTATTGTTCGATTCGCCTACCTGTTTGCTCCAGAATTTTTCTAATCTAATTTATCATTTACTTTCTCCCATCTGATTGGATActctattattgtaaatttttcaCTAAAAAAAGTTGGTTTTAATTCTATTTTTTTCAAAATTGTTCTAATGATTGGTTTTCGTTTTCATTAAAATTTACGctgattgtaacgacccgactttttcgacttgcttttgtgctttgtgttttcacgaaactgcgtatttgtgcgtactgagctatattatactctggggactccctacatgttgattactttcatttatatgttaaaacgtatcattaagtacttaggatacttaacttaacccccAAAAGCCTTTATGActgttagtgttacttgacgtttttaacgaactgcgtacacgtttaacttttgtcgtaatcggaaaaTTATGACTactaaatactaattgttattttataataacaattacttgggcttttggatgcttaattacgcttaataattactagagcacactagttactcttgttggactttctaccttgttggaccttagcccaccctacactagttagtggactatttaattagcccaattataagtaactagtgacccattaatatgtaagacaaatgcccatttattagagggaacatactagcatttttgtcaagtattatccttaatattgcatgggatcctaacataactttagacaaccattaaccaaaaagcaaaaaggtgtcccccttgtcccccatgtAAACCCACGGCCAACCCACCCCctccctcacctcaccacctataaatacaagccttattccatccattttacacttgctttcatttgtaatttacacacactcactctctaattctttctctagttctttctctatctaaaaagtgtaagtatttgatttttcttcttcttcttcctctcattctcacgaaatcatcatcatcatcatgggtctatctttttagcttttgatcttgattacatcttgtagattcaaacatggatttgaatccttaaagaacatgaaagattcaagctttctaactttgaatcttcacctactttgtagatctaaatcttttagctttaatcttgttattttgttataaagattcaaacttgtgtttgtaatcttcatgtatcttaaagatccaagctttatgcttcaagatcttcaagaacactaaagatccaagctttttagcttagggtctcattattatgttaaagatcttagctttttagcttatggtctcattactatcattattttgttaaacatcttagctttatagcttatggttgtagtgacccgaacttttccatatttatatatattaaatgaaattgatatttatatgattaagtgtttccaacatgttaagcaattaaatttgttaagacttgattaattgaaataggttttatatagacaattgaccacccaagttgaccggtaattcacgaacgttaaaacttgtaaaaaaactatatgatgtcatatatatggatatatatatatagttaacatggtattatgataagtaaacatatcattaagtatattaacaatgaactacatatgtaaaaacaagactactaacttaaggatttcgaaacgaggcatatatgtaacgattatcgttgtaacgacatttaattgtatatatatcatattaagatatattaatacatcataatatcatgataatgtaataatttaacatctcattagatataataaacaataggttaacaacatttaacaagatcgttaacttaaagatttcaaaacaacacttacatgtaacgactaacgatga
This genomic interval carries:
- the LOC139901917 gene encoding uncharacterized protein; translation: MAYGTTPDLFDEYIKIGEKTAALCLDYFCKCVFHLFTREYLRKPTAQDIARLYNFHEQKHGLPGMLGSIDCMHWEGKNCPVGWQGQYTRGDQKGPSVMLEAVASQDLWIWHAFFGMAGSNNDINVLNASPIFNSIKDGTAPPSPFDVNGRHYERGYYLGDGIYPD
- the LOC139901918 gene encoding uncharacterized protein, with the translated sequence MLVKAPHNPIDEPRKKFKRFQESARKDIERAFGVLQGRFAMLKTPARSKDFNKIRRHMYACIVLHNMIQENNDFAIGRREERMIQRNPPRRLERDLRDRDARVKEIRDKQVHQQLEADLT